A genomic stretch from Pectinophora gossypiella chromosome 13, ilPecGoss1.1, whole genome shotgun sequence includes:
- the LOC126372003 gene encoding histone-lysine N-methyltransferase SETMAR-like codes for MILYDYKRGLTFKESQENLQAAFGESAPALATITYWYREFKRGQESLNDDPRPGRPSTAVTHENVIRVEWLIQENRNITHREIRAELKIGYRAVSTILHEHLKVRKVAKSGIPHSLTDEQKSRRVDWCKFMLEKFEGGTSQNVSYILTSDESWISWYDPLTKQQSTQWVFEEDELPTKVVRGRSVNKKMIAAFFRSSGPVAVIPLEDRRTVTIEWYCNVCLP; via the coding sequence ATGATTTTGTACGATTATAAACGAGGGTTAACATTTAAAGAATCACAGGAAAATTTACAGGCTGCTTTCGGGGAGTCTGCCCCTGCGTTAGCAACGATTACTTATTGGTATCGTGAATTTAAACGTGGGCAAGAGAGCTTGAACGATGACCCCAGACCCGGCCGACCATCAACTGCAGTAACTCATGAAAACGTTATTCGAGTAGAGTGGCTAATCCaggaaaatagaaatattacacATAGAGAGATTCGGGCTGAACTGAAGATCGGATACCGGGCAGTTTCCACCATCTTGCATGAACACTTGAAAGTCAGGAAGGTTGCTAAGTCAGGAATACCTCATTCTCTCACCGATGAGCAAAAGTCCCGACGTGTAGATTGGTGCAAATTTATGCTGGAAAAATTCGAAGGAGGAACTTCGCAAAACGTTTCCTATATTCTTACATCTGACGAATCTTGGATCTCGTGGTACGATCCTCTCACAAAGCAGCAATCCACGCAATGGGTGTTTGAAGAGGACGAGTTGCCTACGAAAGTGGTTCGCGGTCGGAgcgtgaataaaaaaatgatagcgGCTTTTTTTCGAAGCAGTGGACCAGTTGCTGTTATTCCGCTAGAAGATCGTAGAACAGTTACAATTGAATGGTATTGCAACGTTTGTCTGCCATAG